The following nucleotide sequence is from Nitrospira sp..
CATGTATTTTCACGGGACCGCACAGGATCTCCTCCGCATTCCTCACTACCATCCTACGCTGGCGGAGATTGTCACGTATCCGGCGGAATCCATCCTTGAGCAAATGAGCCGACCATGAGACCGATCTTGGGCGCCTGCGTTGCCGTGCTGCTTGGGCTGGGAGCCGTGGCTTGCGGTCAACAGACGTGGGACAGTGCCATGCAAGCCGGTGATGCGGCGCTGCAGCGGGGACAATACCAGGAAGCGGAACGTATTTTTTCGCTCGCGGTCCGCAAGGCGGAGGAATTCGGTCCACAGGACCGACGGCTGGCCGTGGCCTTGAGCCATCTGGGCCAGGTCTATAGCGCGCAGGGAAAATTTGTGGAGGCAGAGCCGGTCTACCTCCAGGCGCTCAAGATCTATCAGGACGTGCATGGGGAGAATCATCTCGACGTCGCCGCCATGTTAAACAATCTCGGTGTGTTGCATCGCAAGCATGGGCAGTTTGCCGATGCGCAACGACTCTTGACGCGGGCACTCTCCATCAAAGAGCGGTTGCTGGGTGTGGACCATTTGGACGTGGCCTTGGCGCTGAGCAATCTCGCGGCGATGCATGTAGCTCAGGGTGATGCCGGTCAGGCTGCGGGATTCCTTGCGCGCGCCTTGAGCATACGAGAAAAGCAATTGGGGCCTGATCATCTGGAGGTGGCCAAGACCCTGGAAGAGTATGCGGGCGCACTCCGGAAGCTCGGGCGCCAAGTAGAGGCTGAGCCGTTGGAAGCGAGGGTTGCGGCAATCCGGAGCAAGACGATGCCGTGAGGCGTCTCCATGTGTGAGTTGAACAGGTAGTCAGGGTCAGTGTAGCGTACGGGTTCCTAGGAAGAGACCATGTCGGACTTGCGGACCAATGCGATGATTGCGCGCGGAGTCGGCGTCGCCTGTATCTCCGCAGGGTTCATGCTTGGTATCTATGGGCTGGAGCATCCTGAGACGCTGTGGTTGCGGACGGCACTGGGCCTGTTGGTGACCGGGATGCTGGCTCAGGGGTATGCGATGTATTGTTCGATTCAATGGGTGAGACGCCA
It contains:
- a CDS encoding tetratricopeptide repeat protein; translated protein: MRPILGACVAVLLGLGAVACGQQTWDSAMQAGDAALQRGQYQEAERIFSLAVRKAEEFGPQDRRLAVALSHLGQVYSAQGKFVEAEPVYLQALKIYQDVHGENHLDVAAMLNNLGVLHRKHGQFADAQRLLTRALSIKERLLGVDHLDVALALSNLAAMHVAQGDAGQAAGFLARALSIREKQLGPDHLEVAKTLEEYAGALRKLGRQVEAEPLEARVAAIRSKTMP